The following coding sequences lie in one Arachis stenosperma cultivar V10309 chromosome 5, arast.V10309.gnm1.PFL2, whole genome shotgun sequence genomic window:
- the LOC130981151 gene encoding protein FAR1-RELATED SEQUENCE 5-like, producing the protein MGYIAFQKGGYRHAGFTRKDLYNHIDRYRRAKVKNGDANAAINYLIGKSNNDPLFFGKYTFTSDERLEHIFWADGQSVIDFHCFGDIVAFDSTYKKNKYNKPLVIFSGCNHHGQTVIFGSGLLSDETTETYKWLLETFVEAMGGKSPKAVITDGDLAMRDAIKNVMPDATHRLCGWHLQRNACENIKNPNFLRDFKGLIYDNNDQRDFDRRWAAILDKHNLVGSTWMEKTYETREMWSHCFLRDKFFGYIRTTSQCEGINSLIRFYVNRKNTLIDFMHNLDRALKEYRNNELIADFKSQCSEPVMITSLEVYERSASCYFTRNIFKEIRNEIQRTGALNITVLSTTLDKVEFSVTALGDPAKDRWVEVDIGKNLFSCSCKLFESRGIPYSHIFCAMKFENILEFPDSLIYKRWTKNAKNEFISTEMPVNDDIERVLKFRVGALASNCNKLCDIACKDLADFDEVQSELVNLVIRLQSRKQGKSTPNVNVEGINDPFVVKSKGAPSKRSSWRKKRACSNCHKYGHYYKRCPDLMQHSVEGNPRDRSYGNASAKDSGFSPERFANSSRSFSIKSEHQSGPNTKPFKKVGTRKFMATGMRNRKGKDNTFVEVNESQQDMRHSFKNYECANDVLDDKCDTRHVQIDVRDPLTSSLPCGNKQGSYMALFASMHRTL; encoded by the exons ATGGGGTATATTGCATTCCAGAAGGGTGGATATCGTCATGCTGGCTTCACACGGAAAGATTTGTACAACCACATCGATCGCTATCGTCGGGCAAAAGTTAAAAACGGGGATGCCAATGCGGCAATAAACTATTTGATTGGCAAGTCAAACAACGATCCGCTGTTCTTTGGAAAGTATACGTTCACTAGTGACGAAAGGCTGGAGCATATTTTTTGGGCAGATGGGCAGTCAGTTATCGACTTTCACTGCTTTGGAGATATTGTTGCCTTTGATTCAACCTACAAGAAGAATAAATACAACAAGCCTTTGGTCATTTTCTCTGGATGCAATCATCACGGGCAGACTGTTATCTTCGGCTCCGGCCTACTATCCGACGAAACTACAGAGACGTATAAGTGGTTGTTGGAAACCTTTGTTGAAGCGATGGGTGGGAAAAGTCCAAAAGCAGTAATAACTGACGGAGACCTTGCCATGCGAGATGCAATCAAGAATGTTATGCCTGATGCGACCCATCGGTTATGCGGATGGCATCTGCAGAGAAATGCATGTGAAAATATAAAGAATCCTAATTTCTTGCGCGATTTTAAGGGTCTTATATACGACAACAACGACCAGAGAGACTTTGATCGGAGATGGGCAGCCATTTTGGATAAGCACAACCTTGTTGGCAGTACCTGGATGGAAAAGACGTACGAAACTCGTGAGATGTGGTCCCATTGTTTCCTTCGGGATAAGTTTTTCGGTTACATAAGGACGACATCACAGTGTGAAGGTATAAATTCTCTCATCAGATTTTATGTTAATCGCAAGAACACCCTCATTGACTTCATGCATAACCTGGATAGGGCCTTAAAGGAGTATAGAAACAACGAATTAATAGCTGACTTTAAGTCTCAGTGCTCAGAGCCAGTGATGATTACCTCGTTGGAGGTATATGAAAGATCTGCATCATGTTATTTCACGCGAAACATTTTCAAGGAAATTCGTAATGAGATTCAGAGGACAGGGGCTTTGAATATAACGGTACTAAGCACAACCTTGGACAAGGTAGAGTTCAGTGTGACTGCTCTCGGAGACCCGGCCAAAGATCGATGGGTGGAAGTCGATATAGGTAAGAATTTGTTCTCGTGCTCGTGCAAGCTGTTTGAATCACGTGGTATTCCTTATAGTCATATCTTCTGTGCCATGAAGTTCGAAAACATACTTGAGTTTCCAGATTCGTTGATATACAAAAGGTGGACAAAGAATGCAAAGAACGAATTTATTAGCACAGAAATGCCTGTGAATGATGACATCGAAAGGGTCTTAAAGTTTCGAGTTGGAGCGTTGGCATCGAATTGCAACAAGCTGTGTGATATTGCTTGCAAGGATCTTGCAGACTTTGATGAAGTCCAGTCTGAACTTGTCAATTTAGTTATCCGCCTGCAGTCACGCAAACAAGGCAAGTCAACTCCTAATGTTAACGTGGAAGGCATCAACGATCCATTTGTTGTCAAAAGCAAAGGAGCCCCTTCCAAGAGGTCTTCTTGGAGGAAGAAGAGAGCATGCTCTAATTGCCACAAGTACGGTCATTACTACAAGCGCTGTCCAGATCTGATGCAGCATAGTGTGGAAGGTAACCCTCGCGATCGATCATACGGCAATGCATCAGCCAAGGACTCAGGTTTTAGTCCAGAAAGGTTTGCTAATTCTTCGAGGTCGTTCTCAATTAAGTCCGAACACCAATCAGGACCTAATACCAAG CCTTTTAAAAAGGTTGGAACAAGGAAGTTTATGGCGACGGGTATGAGGAACCGGAAGGGTAAAGACAACACTTTTGTTGAg GTGAATGAGTCACAGCAGGACATGagacattcattcaagaattatgAATGCGCTAATGATGTCCTTGATGATAAATGTGACACACGACATGTGCAGATCGATGTCCGAGATCCGTTAACATCGTCACTGCCTTGTGGCAACAAACAAGGATCGTACATGGCATTGTTCGCGTCGATGCACAGGACACTTTGA
- the LOC130982673 gene encoding CDT1-like protein a, chloroplastic: protein MEQKSCEESARSVSDLKCAKNLNESDESIACPTPNKTNEPLPSKSKEQQTQLPEKYRAVADLFGHMSCSLRFLHLRKKSPTFQNICAQVEILAQRKFSYAHLAQMKYILPEGIHIDKVLVHDKKSLCMKSDMKITLVFDFLEEESNESADMALRQYFSSRLINFSNMHPEAADIPEAVLPEPFGQRPCGVIDVDLPVNSSKAFSSTSNQIELLPGKFHLCPSFSRHFSQKDVASQTEKLQCFSTTKASLSSCASGCQDNQESKYAPPSDCATNMKTGGQGKESLSHFQPNIANTPVHTVCPPHDVCDSSFGSPDIKISSSSNSLMTETPAQSAPGRLIPISDAKRHNMDTRKSASCRKPAKRVLDFPLMEGNDGFDIKVDNLEPTGGSHKYDSILESSIACAEDWNVLPQQVEERSGHSREDTNQIQGGLDTRDQKSSSLLDLVNVIHSIFHSVRGASITKEEFLQKILMNSLDVVEISEVEEQINFLEKLVPDWICRKLLPSGDDIYSIKKVSDLDSVRSRLLANVTRS, encoded by the exons ATGGAACAAAAATCGTGCGAGGAATCTGCGAGAAGCGTTTCGGACTTGAAGTGTGCGAAGAATCTCAACGAATCCGATGAATCAATTGCATGCCCTACACCAAATAAGACGAATGAGCCCTTACCTTCCAAATCCAAAGAGCAACAAACTCAGCTCCCAGAAAA ATACAGAGCCGTAGCTGATTTGTTTGGCCATATGAGCTGCTCACTTAGATTTCTGCATCTGCGTAAAAAGTCTCcaacttttcaaaatatttgtGCCCAAGTTGAAATTCTGGCGCAGAG GAAATTCTCATATGCCCATCTTGCACAAATGAAGTATATACTTCCTGAGGGCATACATATAGATAAGGTCCTTGTTCATGATAAGAAGAGCTTGTGTATGAAGTCAGACATGAAGATCACCTTGGTATTTGATTTTTTGGAAGAGGAATCTAATGAATCTGCTGATATGGCTCTTCGACAATATTTTAGTTCTAGGCTTATTAATTTCTCCAATATGCATCCCGAG GCTGCTGATATTCCAGAGGCTGTTCTGCCAGAGCCCTTTGGCCAAAGACCATGTGGCGTGATTGATGTAGATTTGCCTGTAAATTCTTCCAAAGCTTTTTCGTCAACTTCCAATCAAATTGAATTGTTGCCTGGGAAGTTCCATCTATGTCCATCCTTTAGCCGACACTTTTCTCAAAAGGATGTTGCTAGCCAAACCGAAAAGCTCCAGTGTTTTTCAACAACTAAAGCTTCCTTGTCATCCTGTGCATCTGGTTGCCAGGATAACCAAGAAAGCAAATATGCACCACCATCTGATTGTGCAACTAATATGAAAACTGGAGGACAGGGGAAGGAATCTCTCTCTCACTTTCAACCTAATATTGCTAATACACCAGTGCATACTGTCTGTCCTCCACATGATGTTTGTGATAGTAGTTTTGGGAGCCCTGATATCAAAATTTCCTCTTCCTCAAATAGTTTGATGACGGAGACACCTGCACAATCAGCACCTGGGAGATTGATTCCCATTTCTGATGCCAAGCGTCATAACATGGATACCCGAAAGTCAGCATCATGTCGCAAACCAGCAAAAAGAGTGCTTGACTTTCCACTCATGGAAGGAAATGATGGTTTTGACATCAAAGTAGACAACTTAGAACCTACCGGAGGTTCACACAAATACGATAGCATCCTCGAATCTAGTATTGCATGTGCTGAGGATTGGAATGTACTGCCCCAGCAG GTAGAAGAGAGGTCTGGTCACTCTCGTGAGGATACCAACCAAATTCAAGGTGGTTTAGATACAAGGGATCAAAAATCATCTTCGTTGCTTGATCTGGTCAATGTGATTCACTCTATATTTCATTCTGTCAGAGGAGCTTCAATCACGAAAGAGGAGTTTTTGCAAAAGATACTTATGAACAGTTTGGATGTTGTTGAGATTA GTGAAGTTGAAGAACAAATCAATTTTCTTGAAAAGTTGGTGCCAGACTGGATCTGCAGGAAGTTGCTTCCAAGTGGAGATGATATCTACAG CATCAAGAAAGTGTCAGATTTGGACTCAGTTCGATCTAGGCTTCTTGCCAACGTGACTCGGAGCTGA
- the LOC130981150 gene encoding protein FAR1-RELATED SEQUENCE 5-like: protein MSIKEDDVKNDSDNDLGDDFDYQPNAEDDADDDDVDSLDSTSKSEEVCGVKRIADLMVEDIWNLEFRMEDEACQFYTAYSCWHGFVMRKDDVVRDNQGRIISRQLVCNKEGWRNMRYLDMDDRSREARSLTRTKCPARLRVKLDYGCSRWKVSCFVESHNHDLTPPQFAHLVPANCRLTVTDRV from the coding sequence ATGTCCATAAAGGAGGATGATGTTAAGAATGATTCTGATAATGATTTGGGTGATGATTTCGATTATCAACCGAATGCAGAAGATGATGCTGATGACGACGATGTGGATTCACTGGATTCCACTAGCAAGAGTGAAGAAGTTTGTGGTGTAAAAAGAATAGCGGATTTAATGGTGGAGGATATTTGGAACCTGGAGTTTAGGATGGAGGATGAGGCTTGCCAATTTTATACCGCTTATTCTTGTTGGCATGGATTTGTAATGAGGAAGGACGACGTGGTTAGGGATAATCAAGGTAGAATCATTAGCAGGCAACTTGTTTGCAACAAAGAGGGCTGGAGAAATATGAGGTATCTTGATATGGATGATAGATCAAGGGAGGCAAGGTCACTAACGCGAACCAAGTGTCCAGCTCGTCTTAGGGTAAAGCTTGACTACGGCTGCAGTAGATGGAAGGTATCATGTTTTGTGGAATCTCACAACCATGATCTGACGCCACCCCAATTTGCGCATCTGGTACCGGCCAATTGTCGTCTAACTGTGACTGATAGAGTCTAA